One Bombus pyrosoma isolate SC7728 linkage group LG7, ASM1482585v1, whole genome shotgun sequence genomic window carries:
- the LOC122569015 gene encoding uncharacterized protein LOC122569015 isoform X3 produces MNEIMTLKENHIKISDLQVKDLLQNQIKLIDHIKNKRNQDFSEDGIKITDLTSKVTSMRDTLQSEKQTLEYKNHVLSKHLDHIVITELDAEKNKFLEECQQLELQRNKLKTCKRNIQDQELLDQGRRKYALYRELTGIRWDFGKLKENITGNIYKGVYIHHFSYSNEENTKDLNNLLWQEIYQSVIHNEHKNTYDKENTVQNK; encoded by the exons atgaatgaaataatgaCGCTTAAggaaaatcatataaaaatttcggaTTTACAAGTTAAGGATTTACTACAGAATCAGATCAAGTTAATCGATCatatcaaaaataaacgaaatcaAGACTTTAGCg aagATGGAATAAAGATCACAGATTTAACATCAAAAGTAACTTCTATGAGGGATACCCTTCAATCTGAAAAACAAACattggaatataaaaatcatgtTTTATCTAAGCACTTAGACCACATAGtaatt aCAGAGTTGGAtgcagagaaaaataaatttttggaaGAATGTCAACAATTGGAATTGCAAAGAAATAAACTTAAAACATGTAAACGAAACATACAGGATCAAGAATTACTAGATCAAGGAAG AAGAAAATATGCATTATATAGAGAATTAACTGGAATACGATGGGATTTTGGAAAGCTTAAAGAGAATATTACAGGAA atatatataaaggGGTGTATATCCATCACTTTTCTTattcaaatgaagaaaatacaaaggaTTTGAATAATCTTTTATGGCAAGAGATATATCAATCTGTGATCCATAATGAGCATAAAAACACATATGATAAGGAAAATactgtacaaaataaataa
- the LOC122569015 gene encoding uncharacterized protein LOC122569015 isoform X5 has translation MYEDGIKITDLTSKVTSMRDTLQSEKQTLEYKNHVLSKHLDHIVITELDAEKNKFLEECQQLELQRNKLKTCKRNIQDQELLDQGRRKYALYRELTGIRWDFGKLKENITGNIYKGVYIHHFSYSNEENTKDLNNLLWQEIYQSVIHNEHKNTYDKENTVQNK, from the exons ATGTATG aagATGGAATAAAGATCACAGATTTAACATCAAAAGTAACTTCTATGAGGGATACCCTTCAATCTGAAAAACAAACattggaatataaaaatcatgtTTTATCTAAGCACTTAGACCACATAGtaatt aCAGAGTTGGAtgcagagaaaaataaatttttggaaGAATGTCAACAATTGGAATTGCAAAGAAATAAACTTAAAACATGTAAACGAAACATACAGGATCAAGAATTACTAGATCAAGGAAG AAGAAAATATGCATTATATAGAGAATTAACTGGAATACGATGGGATTTTGGAAAGCTTAAAGAGAATATTACAGGAA atatatataaaggGGTGTATATCCATCACTTTTCTTattcaaatgaagaaaatacaaaggaTTTGAATAATCTTTTATGGCAAGAGATATATCAATCTGTGATCCATAATGAGCATAAAAACACATATGATAAGGAAAATactgtacaaaataaataa
- the LOC122569015 gene encoding uncharacterized protein LOC122569015 isoform X2 — MCDYTSSKIVDMISIPGEYQKDYRANAWLRRERFRDRWLGEEICTNNVVNSSHDRSSTRKDGIKITDLTSKVTSMRDTLQSEKQTLEYKNHVLSKHLDHITELDAEKNKFLEECQQLELQRNKLKTCKRNIQDQELLDQGRRKYALYRELTGIRWDFGKLKENITGNIYKGVYIHHFSYSNEENTKDLNNLLWQEIYQSVIHNEHKNTYDKENTVQNK, encoded by the exons ATGTGTGATTATACGTCTAGCAAAATTGTTGACATGATTTCGATTCCAGGAGAGTATCAGAAAGATTATAGAGCAAATGCATGGTTGCGTCGAGAAAGATTTCGTGATCGCTGGCTAGGGGAGGAAATTTGCACTAATAACGTCGTAAACAGCAGTCATGACAGAAGCAGTACTCGca aagATGGAATAAAGATCACAGATTTAACATCAAAAGTAACTTCTATGAGGGATACCCTTCAATCTGAAAAACAAACattggaatataaaaatcatgtTTTATCTAAGCACTTAGACCACATA aCAGAGTTGGAtgcagagaaaaataaatttttggaaGAATGTCAACAATTGGAATTGCAAAGAAATAAACTTAAAACATGTAAACGAAACATACAGGATCAAGAATTACTAGATCAAGGAAG AAGAAAATATGCATTATATAGAGAATTAACTGGAATACGATGGGATTTTGGAAAGCTTAAAGAGAATATTACAGGAA atatatataaaggGGTGTATATCCATCACTTTTCTTattcaaatgaagaaaatacaaaggaTTTGAATAATCTTTTATGGCAAGAGATATATCAATCTGTGATCCATAATGAGCATAAAAACACATATGATAAGGAAAATactgtacaaaataaataa
- the LOC122569016 gene encoding histone chaperone asf1 → MAKVQLANVAVLDNPSPFLNPFQFEVTFECIEELKEDLEWKMIYVGSAESEEFDQVLDTIYVGPIPEGRHMFIFQADPPDVSRIPVNDALGVTVVLLTCSYRGHEFVRVGYFINNEYTDAELRENPPPQPQFDKVQRNILGDKPRVTRFKINWDDGASTATNNVPEGMDAQSLEETSQDAPTSTLGFTENTHNSMEVM, encoded by the exons ATGGCCAAAGTTCAGTTAGCAAATGTAGCCGTTCTCGATAATCCTTCACCGTTCCTCAATCCATTTCAGTTCGAAGTTACTTTTGAATGTATCGAAGAACTAAAAGAAg ATTTAGAGTGGAAAATGATCTATGTCGGAAGTGCCGAATCCGAAGAATTCGACCAGGTTTTAGACACAATTTATGTTGGGCCAATTCCTGAAGGAAGGCATATGTTCATTTTTCAG GCTGATCCCCCTGATGTCAGTAGAATTCCAGTAAATGATGCTCTAGGAGTCACAGTTGTTTTGTTAACTTGTTCATATAGGGGACATGAATTTGTGCGTGTtggttattttataaataatgagTACACAGACGCAGAACTTAGAGAAAATCCACCACCACAGCCTCAGTTTGATAAAGTACAAAGAAATATCTTAGGGGATAAACCACGTGTTACTAGATTCAAAATAAACTGGGACGATGGTGCAAGTACAGCAACAAACAATGTACCAGAAGGCATGGATGCACAATCATTAGAAGAGACATCACAGGATGCACCAACATCTACATTGGGTTTTACAGAAAATACACACAATAGTATGGAAGTGATGTGA
- the LOC122569014 gene encoding probable WRKY transcription factor protein 1 isoform X1: MATIEERFCRDDGDCSDKQYCYHVSERCVDYTQCNRYNRLENYEKKSRDPSQCGPCLTGYVAEKLGTGEMALFCRKTNAQQDIPVVKLDNTMIIYSVMGTFLFGIIAVLGILLFKRRRSKRQRNMVKPRDELGVMEPTAPPLENSPFIRCKEGSSPVPFNNNKILKDKNDLVRAVGFIPPSWVRTNSNYEYDMSNDNIDAIGQQHPVSEPTDNRSNNLMPEQLAHEVTNGNLAGYEIEQADNSLNTILVQANNPSSSNDSTQENNNNNNNNGSTSESSNTQNNRENIRISNILISQKISMNVNLLNDDC; this comes from the exons ATG GCTACGATAGAGGAAAGATTTTGTCGTGATGATGGTGACTGTTCCGATAAACAATACTGCTATCATGTATCGGAACGGTGCGTTGATTATACCCAATGTAATAGGTATAATAGactagaaaattatgaaaaaaaatcacGAGATCCCTCTCAATGCGGCCCCTGCCTGACtgg CTACGTCGCCGAAAAACTTGGTACAGGAGAAATGGcattattttgtagaaaaactAACGCTCAACAAGATATACCCG TAGTAAAACTGGACAACACTATGATTATCTATTCAGTAATGGGAACATTCCTATTTGGTATAATAGCTGTTCTTGGTATATTACTGTTCAAAAGAC GAAGATCAAAACGGCAAAGAAATATGGTAAAACCGCGCGATGAACTTGGCGTGATGGAACCCACTGCCCCGCCATTGGAAAATA GCCCTTTCATTAGATGCAAAGAAGGGTCATCTCCTGTACCAttcaacaataataaaattttgaaggaTAAAAATGATCTTGTGCGTGCAGTAGGTTTCATACCTCCAAGTTGGGTTCGTACGAATTCTAATTATGAATATGATATGAGTAATGACAACATAGATGCAATAGGACAACAACATCCTGTGTCTGAACCAACCGATAATCGATCTAATAATTTGATGCCAGA GCAACTAGCACATGAAGTTACAAATGGAAATTTAGCAGGATATGAAATCGAACAAGCGGATAATAGTTTGAACACAATTTTAGTTCAAGCAAATAATCCTTCTTCATCTAACGACTCGActcaagaaaataataataacaataataataatggttCAACATCAGAATCAAGTAATACTcaaaataatagagaaaatatacggatatcaaacattttgatttctcaaaaaatatcTATGAACGTGAATCTATTGAATGACGATTGTTGA
- the LOC122569015 gene encoding uncharacterized protein LOC122569015 isoform X4, protein MNEIMTLKENHIKISDLQVKDLLQNQIKLIDHIKNKRNQDFSEDGIKITDLTSKVTSMRDTLQSEKQTLEYKNHVLSKHLDHITELDAEKNKFLEECQQLELQRNKLKTCKRNIQDQELLDQGRRKYALYRELTGIRWDFGKLKENITGNIYKGVYIHHFSYSNEENTKDLNNLLWQEIYQSVIHNEHKNTYDKENTVQNK, encoded by the exons atgaatgaaataatgaCGCTTAAggaaaatcatataaaaatttcggaTTTACAAGTTAAGGATTTACTACAGAATCAGATCAAGTTAATCGATCatatcaaaaataaacgaaatcaAGACTTTAGCg aagATGGAATAAAGATCACAGATTTAACATCAAAAGTAACTTCTATGAGGGATACCCTTCAATCTGAAAAACAAACattggaatataaaaatcatgtTTTATCTAAGCACTTAGACCACATA aCAGAGTTGGAtgcagagaaaaataaatttttggaaGAATGTCAACAATTGGAATTGCAAAGAAATAAACTTAAAACATGTAAACGAAACATACAGGATCAAGAATTACTAGATCAAGGAAG AAGAAAATATGCATTATATAGAGAATTAACTGGAATACGATGGGATTTTGGAAAGCTTAAAGAGAATATTACAGGAA atatatataaaggGGTGTATATCCATCACTTTTCTTattcaaatgaagaaaatacaaaggaTTTGAATAATCTTTTATGGCAAGAGATATATCAATCTGTGATCCATAATGAGCATAAAAACACATATGATAAGGAAAATactgtacaaaataaataa
- the LOC122569015 gene encoding uncharacterized protein LOC122569015 isoform X6 produces the protein MYEDGIKITDLTSKVTSMRDTLQSEKQTLEYKNHVLSKHLDHITELDAEKNKFLEECQQLELQRNKLKTCKRNIQDQELLDQGRRKYALYRELTGIRWDFGKLKENITGNIYKGVYIHHFSYSNEENTKDLNNLLWQEIYQSVIHNEHKNTYDKENTVQNK, from the exons ATGTATG aagATGGAATAAAGATCACAGATTTAACATCAAAAGTAACTTCTATGAGGGATACCCTTCAATCTGAAAAACAAACattggaatataaaaatcatgtTTTATCTAAGCACTTAGACCACATA aCAGAGTTGGAtgcagagaaaaataaatttttggaaGAATGTCAACAATTGGAATTGCAAAGAAATAAACTTAAAACATGTAAACGAAACATACAGGATCAAGAATTACTAGATCAAGGAAG AAGAAAATATGCATTATATAGAGAATTAACTGGAATACGATGGGATTTTGGAAAGCTTAAAGAGAATATTACAGGAA atatatataaaggGGTGTATATCCATCACTTTTCTTattcaaatgaagaaaatacaaaggaTTTGAATAATCTTTTATGGCAAGAGATATATCAATCTGTGATCCATAATGAGCATAAAAACACATATGATAAGGAAAATactgtacaaaataaataa
- the LOC122569013 gene encoding Golgi reassembly-stacking protein 2 translates to MGSSHSIEIPGGGTEGYHVLRVQEGSPGQKAGLEAFFDFIVAIGNTRLDQDNDTLKELLKNGVDKKLTLTVYSSKTQSVRQTVIVPNLTWGGQGLLGVSVRFCSFEGSNENVWHILEVHPSSPAELAGLRPFTDYIIGADSVLHESEDIFTLIEAHESRPLKLYIYNTEDDSCREVTITPNHTWGGEGSLGCGIGYGYLHRIPIRNIQEHKANNLYTSHVKATNPNPVTTSITHTEGSNVIINIPPGFSIPPNYMSAQENVAKSEVETTSTTMVQNIYTSSVQTYTMPQLNPAAIGGSTTTNSVSHVMPNQIVVNTTCNNDPIMPSSHQNTMPNIPGMPTTPPLPTFTTNATVLSDATGVVGTPKDFTTVQSDISPPVQFNVPQSQVVTTPISLPGMPPITVSASLPQNSSFYPSVLQQNELTGVSTAPTFAVPPTTTQ, encoded by the exons ATGGGATCTTCTCATAGTATCGAAATACCAGGAGGTGGCACAGAAGGTTACCATGTATTGAGG GTACAGGAAGGTTCTCCTGGTCAGAAAGCTGGACTGGAAGCATTCTTTGACTTTATTGTAGCTATTGGAAATACACGCTTG GATCAAGATAATGATACGTTAAAGGAGCTTCTTAAAAATGGTGTAGATAAAAAACTAACACTTACAGTATACAGCAGTAAAACACAATCTGTAAGACAAACTGTTATAGTACCTAATCTCACATGGGGTGGACAGGGTCTCCTTGGTGTTAGTGTAAGGTTTTGCTCTTTTGAAGGTTCCAATGAAAATGTTTGGCATATTCTT GAAGTGCATCCATCTTCTCCAGCTGAATTAGCAGGTCTACGTCCATTCACAGATTATATTATTGGTGCTGATTCAGTTTTACACGAGTCTGAGgatatatttactttaatagAAGCACATGAATCACGACCTTtgaaattgtacatatataacacAGAAGATGATTCTTGTAGAGAAGTTACAATTACACCCAATCATACTTGGGGTGGAGAAGGAAG TTTGGGTTGTGGAATTGGTTATGGATATCTGCACAGAATACCCATTAGAAACATTCAAGAGCATAAagcaaataatttgtataca TCTCATGTTAAAGCTACTAATCCAAATCCAGTTACAACAAGCATTACTCACACAGAAGGAAGTAATGTGATTATAAACATACCACCAGGTTTCTCTATTCCACCGAATTACATGTCAGCACAAGAAAATGTTGCAAAATCCGAAGTTGAAACTACTTCTACTACAATGgtgcaaaatatatacacatcGAGTGTACAAACATATACTATGCCTCAATTGAATCCTGCTGCTATTGGAGGATCTACTACTACTAATTCTGTGTCTCATGTTATGCCTAATCAAATTGTTGTAAATACGACATGTA ATAATGATCCTATCATGCCATCGTCACATCAAAATACAATGCCGAATATACCTGGTATGCCAACTACTCCACCTTTGCCAACTTTTACTACTAATGCGACAGTTTTAAGCGACGCAACTGGTGTTGTCGGTACGCCGAAAGATTTCACAACTGTACAGAGTGATATATCACCACCAGTACAGTTTAATGTGCCTCAATCTCAAGTAGTAACGACGCCTATATCGTTACCCGGGATGCCACCTATTACCGTTAGTGCAAGTCTACcacaaaattcttctttctatccATCTGTTCTCCAGCAAAATGAATTGACCGGTGTTAGTACAGCTCCTACATTTGCGGTGCCACCAACAACAACGCAGTAA
- the LOC122569017 gene encoding NADH dehydrogenase [ubiquinone] 1 beta subcomplex subunit 11, mitochondrial, which yields MSILLRFIRSQRIKSGLTFLRPKENNVCNRIHRSDVSVKNSEKESTYEVKKAWASYGFYNEDQKADKQAMHLTFFISISVCFVFGALIIGYAPDPFLKDWSQREAYLQLRYREEHGLPPIDPNLIDPSKIKLPSEEELVDVEIII from the coding sequence ATGTCAATTTTACTACGATTCATCCGTTCTCAAAGAATTAAGAGCGGATTGACATTTCTAAGgccgaaagaaaataatgtatgTAACAGAATACACCGAAGTGATGTATCagttaaaaattctgaaaaagaGAGTACGTATGAGGTAAAAAAAGCATGGGCCAGTTATGGATTTTATAACGAAGATCAGAAAGCTGATAAGCAAGCCATGCATCTAACATTCTTTATATCTATATCCGTATGCTTCGTGTTTGGTGCTCTTATAATTGGTTATGCACCAGATCCATTTCTGAAAGATTGGTCTCAACGAGAAGCATATTTGCAACTTCGTTACAGAGAAGAACATGGTTTACCACCGATTGATCCAAATCTAATAGATCCATCAAAAATCAAGCTCCCAAGTGAAGAGGAATTAGTTgatgttgaaataattatttaa
- the LOC122569014 gene encoding probable WRKY transcription factor protein 1 isoform X2: MATIEERFCRDDGDCSDKQYCYHVSERCVDYTQCNRYNRLENYEKKSRDPSQCGPCLTGYVAEKLGTGEMALFCRKTNAQQDIPVKLDNTMIIYSVMGTFLFGIIAVLGILLFKRRRSKRQRNMVKPRDELGVMEPTAPPLENSPFIRCKEGSSPVPFNNNKILKDKNDLVRAVGFIPPSWVRTNSNYEYDMSNDNIDAIGQQHPVSEPTDNRSNNLMPEQLAHEVTNGNLAGYEIEQADNSLNTILVQANNPSSSNDSTQENNNNNNNNGSTSESSNTQNNRENIRISNILISQKISMNVNLLNDDC; this comes from the exons ATG GCTACGATAGAGGAAAGATTTTGTCGTGATGATGGTGACTGTTCCGATAAACAATACTGCTATCATGTATCGGAACGGTGCGTTGATTATACCCAATGTAATAGGTATAATAGactagaaaattatgaaaaaaaatcacGAGATCCCTCTCAATGCGGCCCCTGCCTGACtgg CTACGTCGCCGAAAAACTTGGTACAGGAGAAATGGcattattttgtagaaaaactAACGCTCAACAAGATATACCCG TAAAACTGGACAACACTATGATTATCTATTCAGTAATGGGAACATTCCTATTTGGTATAATAGCTGTTCTTGGTATATTACTGTTCAAAAGAC GAAGATCAAAACGGCAAAGAAATATGGTAAAACCGCGCGATGAACTTGGCGTGATGGAACCCACTGCCCCGCCATTGGAAAATA GCCCTTTCATTAGATGCAAAGAAGGGTCATCTCCTGTACCAttcaacaataataaaattttgaaggaTAAAAATGATCTTGTGCGTGCAGTAGGTTTCATACCTCCAAGTTGGGTTCGTACGAATTCTAATTATGAATATGATATGAGTAATGACAACATAGATGCAATAGGACAACAACATCCTGTGTCTGAACCAACCGATAATCGATCTAATAATTTGATGCCAGA GCAACTAGCACATGAAGTTACAAATGGAAATTTAGCAGGATATGAAATCGAACAAGCGGATAATAGTTTGAACACAATTTTAGTTCAAGCAAATAATCCTTCTTCATCTAACGACTCGActcaagaaaataataataacaataataataatggttCAACATCAGAATCAAGTAATACTcaaaataatagagaaaatatacggatatcaaacattttgatttctcaaaaaatatcTATGAACGTGAATCTATTGAATGACGATTGTTGA
- the LOC122569015 gene encoding uncharacterized protein LOC122569015 isoform X1, whose protein sequence is MCDYTSSKIVDMISIPGEYQKDYRANAWLRRERFRDRWLGEEICTNNVVNSSHDRSSTRKDGIKITDLTSKVTSMRDTLQSEKQTLEYKNHVLSKHLDHIVITELDAEKNKFLEECQQLELQRNKLKTCKRNIQDQELLDQGRRKYALYRELTGIRWDFGKLKENITGNIYKGVYIHHFSYSNEENTKDLNNLLWQEIYQSVIHNEHKNTYDKENTVQNK, encoded by the exons ATGTGTGATTATACGTCTAGCAAAATTGTTGACATGATTTCGATTCCAGGAGAGTATCAGAAAGATTATAGAGCAAATGCATGGTTGCGTCGAGAAAGATTTCGTGATCGCTGGCTAGGGGAGGAAATTTGCACTAATAACGTCGTAAACAGCAGTCATGACAGAAGCAGTACTCGca aagATGGAATAAAGATCACAGATTTAACATCAAAAGTAACTTCTATGAGGGATACCCTTCAATCTGAAAAACAAACattggaatataaaaatcatgtTTTATCTAAGCACTTAGACCACATAGtaatt aCAGAGTTGGAtgcagagaaaaataaatttttggaaGAATGTCAACAATTGGAATTGCAAAGAAATAAACTTAAAACATGTAAACGAAACATACAGGATCAAGAATTACTAGATCAAGGAAG AAGAAAATATGCATTATATAGAGAATTAACTGGAATACGATGGGATTTTGGAAAGCTTAAAGAGAATATTACAGGAA atatatataaaggGGTGTATATCCATCACTTTTCTTattcaaatgaagaaaatacaaaggaTTTGAATAATCTTTTATGGCAAGAGATATATCAATCTGTGATCCATAATGAGCATAAAAACACATATGATAAGGAAAATactgtacaaaataaataa